Proteins found in one Arachis stenosperma cultivar V10309 chromosome 8, arast.V10309.gnm1.PFL2, whole genome shotgun sequence genomic segment:
- the LOC130944250 gene encoding U-box domain-containing protein 44-like produces MSDAIAAELLSQVVLNIFDTVKLTNEVVIQKENFNKFSNQLEKISSILKSLPIEDIENPESLKDALDVLNQAITVAKQLVFEGHGRSKIYVLMNSRRMVARLKCCGEEIRRALRLIPLASKDISEMLDVEYEDEDEQVLEKVEGAIQERNLDGTYANELLCCIADAMGVPKESDALKREFQELKREMESARSRKDVAEALRMEKLIAVLERADLITSVQEKEIRYFEKRNSLGRTPLEPLHSFYCPISGDIMLDPVETSSRKTFERSAIQRWFSQGNTLCPLTMLPLDTRILRPNKTLRHSIQEWKDRNTIITISTIKSLLETNEQEQVLESLDKLQDLCLERQIHLEWLKMENFIALLIGLLGSRNREIRKRVLLILSLLAKDDTDNKQGIAKVDGALRSIVHSLARQIEESKLALKLLLELSKTNTLLQLIGNVQGGILLIVTMLNSDDVEAAKIAHELLENLSFLDQNVIEMAKANYLKPLLLNLSTGAKNVKILMAETVSEIELTEQNKLSLVKDGAVRPLLGLLLENDVEIKKVVVKCLLKLSSLLENGMVMIKQGVTQPLLELLYSHSLQSPALQELIVATIMHLAISTTHQQAEEERVLLLDSEEQVYKFFLLVSLTELDVQNMILKAFQALCQSLSGFTIRMWLRQISAAKVLVQLVELNTHAVRVNALKLCYCLTEDGDHRNISSHITERFIKVLMNIIQASDDAEEMVAAIGIISRLPQETHITEWLLDSGALQTISACLKDQHKHASHRKQVTENSVEALGRFTVSANPEWQKRVAEAGMIPVLVQLLASGTPLSKQKAAISMKQLSESSYCLSKPIKKASVLKRCFTAQETGCPAHLGTCTIESSFCMLQGKALEPLVRMLSEQDVGTCEASLDALMTLLDGQTHYSGSKVLVDANAVAPMIKLLSVPASRLQEKTLTALGQIFQLDEVRNKYKAMATMPLVDITQSKDSRLKSLAAKGLAQLGLLDKQSSYF; encoded by the exons ATGAGTGATGCAATAGCGGCTGAATTACTTTCCCAGGTGGTCTTAAATATATTTGATACTGTCAAATTAACGAACGAGGTTGTGATTCAGAAGGAAAATTTCAACAAGTTCTCGAATCAGTTGGAGAAGATCTCTTCTATTTTGAAGTCTTTACCAATAGAGGATATAGAGAACCCTGAGAGCTTGAAAGATGCCTTGGATGTTCTCAACCAAGCTATTACGGTTGCTAAGCAGCTGGTTTTTGAGGGGCACGGTAGAAGTAAGATTTATGTTTTGATGAATTCGAGAAGGATGGTTGCACGTTTGAAATGCTGCGGAGAAGAAATAAGGCGAGCCCTGAGGCTGATTCCTCTTGCAAGCAAAGATATAAGCGAGATGTTAGATGTGGAGTATGAAGATGAAGACGAACAAGTTTTGGAAAAAGTTGAGGGTGCGATACAAGAGAGGAATTTGGATGGAACGTATGCGAATGAGTTGTTGTGTTGTATTGCAGATGCCATGGGTGTCCCGAAGGAGAGTGATGCGTTGAAGAGAGAAttccaagagttgaaacgcgAAATGGAAAGTGCACGGTCCAGGAAAGATGTGGCAGAAGCTCTTCGCATGGAGAAGCTTATTGCAGTGCTTGAAAGGGCTGATTTGATAACCTCAGTGCAAGAGAAAGAAATTAGGTACTTTGAAAAGCGAAATTCTTTAGGCAGGACCCCTTTAGAGCCTCTGCATTCATTTTACTGTCCAATCTCTGGAGATATTATGCTGGACCCTGTTGAAACTTCTTCTCGCAAGACATTCGAGAGAAGTGCAATACAAAGGTGGTTCTCCCAAGGGAACACTCTCTGTCCATTGACCATGTTGCCCCTCGACACTCGAATCTTAAGGCCCAATAAGACTCTTCGCCACTCTATTCAAGAGTGGAAGGACAGGAATACAATCATCACCATTTCTACCATCAAGTCCCTGCTTGAAACAAATGAACAAGAGCAAGTGCTTGAATCCTTAGACAAGCTGCAGGATCTATGCTTAGAGAGACAGATACACCTAGAGTGGTTGAAAATGGAGAATTTCATAGCTCTTCTTATTGGACTTCTTGGTTCTAGAAACCGTGAAATAAGGAAGCGTGTTCTGCTCATACTGTCTTTGCTTGCAAAGGATGACACAGACAACAAG CAAGGCATTGCAAAAGTGGATGGTGCACTTCGATCGATTGTTCACTCACTTGCGCGTCAAATTGAGGAAAGCAAACTAGCATTGAAGTTGCTTTTGGAGTTATCCAAAACTAACACCTTGCTTCAACTCATAGGAAACGTTCAAGGAGGCATACTTCTAATAGTGACAATGTTAAATAGTGATGACGTTGAAGCAGCCAAAATTGCACATGAGCTTCTGGAGAACCTGTCTTTCCTTGACCAAAATGTTATAGAGATGGCAAAGGCAAATTATCTTAAGCCTTTGCTACTGAACCTTTCCACAG GAGCAAAGAATGTGAAAATACTCATGGCCGAAACCGTGTCCGAAATCGAATTGACTGAGCAGAATAAATTGTCCTTAGTTAAAGATGGGGCAGTGAGACCTCTTCTTGGACTGCTCTTGGAAAATGATGTGGAAATCAAGAAAGTGGTTGTAAAGTGTTTACTTAAGCTGTCAAGCTTGCTGGAGAATGGCATGGTGATGATTAAGCAAGGTGTTACTCAACCGCTATTAGAGTTGCTATACTCTCACAGTTTACAGTCACCTGCTCTGCAGGAACTGATCGTTGCAACAATAATGCATCTTGCCATATCAACCACCCACCAACAAGCTGAAGAGGAACGTGTATTGTTGCTTGATTCGGAGGAACAAGTATATAAATTCTTCCTTCTGGTTTCTTTGACAGAACTTGATGTACAAAACATGATTCTCAAAGCCTTTCAGGCACTATGCCAGTCTCTCTCCGGCTTCACCATCAGAATGTGGTTGAGACAG ATCTCGGCTGCTAAAGTATTGGTCCAGTTGGTAGAGCTTAACACCCACGCAGTTCGGGTGAATGCCTTGAAGCTTTGTTATTGCTTGACAGAAGATGGTGACCACAGGAATATCTCATCACACATAACTGAAAGGTTCATTAAGGTTTTGATGaacatcatccaagcttctgaTGACGCTGAAGAGATGGTTGCTGCTATCGGCATCATCTCTAGACTACCACAGGAGACACACATAACCGAGTGGCTTCTGGATTCTGGGGCACTTCAAACTATTTCGGCATGCCTTAAAGATCAGCATAAACATGCCTCACACAGAAAGCAAGTGACAGAGAATTCTGTCGAAGCCCTTGGTCGATTTACTGTGTCGGCAAATCCAGAGTGGCAGAAGAGAGTAGCTGAAGCAGGCATGATCCCGGTGTTGGTGCAATTGCTGGCTTCTGGAACACCTCTTTCAAAACAGAAGGCAGCTATTTCGATGAAGCAGCTTTCTGAAAGCTCATACTGCTTGAGCAAGCCGATAAAGAAGGCGAGCGTTTTGAAACGGTGCTTCACAGCACAGGAAACAGGGTGCCCAGCACATTTAGGTACATGTACGATAGAGTCTTCATTCTGCATGTTACAAGGGAAGGCCTTGGAGCCCCTTGTGCGGATGCTCTCGGAACAAGACGTTGGAACATGCGAAGCATCTTTAGATGCTCTAATGACTTTGCTTGACGGCCAAACACATTATAGTGGAAGTAAGGTGCTGGTGGATGCAAACGCTGTTGCACCAATGATAAAGCTCTTGAGTGTTCCAGCTTCAAGGTTGCAGGAAAAAACTCTAACAGCATTAGGCCAAATCTTTCAACTTGATGAAGTGAGAAATAAGTATAAGGCTATGGCCACAATGCCCCTGGTGGACATAACTCAGAGCAAAGACAGCCGTTTGAAAAGTCTTGCAGCTAAAGGCCTTGCTCAATTAGGTCTACTTGATAAACAATCTTCTTATTTTTAG
- the LOC130944251 gene encoding uncharacterized protein LOC130944251 produces MFKKFSFEDVSAQNQVKASVQRKIRQSIAEEYPGLEPVLDDILPKKSPLIVAKCQNHLNLVLVNNVPLFFSVRDGPYMPTLRLLHQYPNIMKKLQVDRGAIRFVLSGANIMCPGLTSPGGALDEEVEAESPVAVMAEGKQHALAIGFTKMSAKDIKAINKGIGVDNLHYLNDGLWKMERLD; encoded by the exons ATGTTCAAAAA ATTTTCGTTTGAGGATGTGTCTGCTCAGAATCAAGTGAAGGCCTCTGTTCAACGAAAAATTCGACAAAGTATCGCAGAGGAG TATCCTGGTTTGGAACCAGTATTGGATGATATACTTCCTAAGAAGTCCCCTCTTATAGTTGCTAAATg TCAGAACCATCTGAATCTGGTGCTAGTGAACAATGTGCCTTTGTTTTTCAGTGTCCGGGATGGACCATACATGCCCACATTGCGACTTCTCCATCAAT ATCCAAATATAATGAAGAAACTACAAGTTGACCGTGGTGCAATAAGATTTGTGTTGTCGGGTGCAAACATAATGTGCCCTGGCCTTACGTCTCCTGGTGGTGCTTTGGATGAGGAAGTGGAGGCAGAAAGTCCTGTG GCTGTCATGGCTGAAGGGAAACAGCATGCTCTTGCTATTGGCTTTACAAAAATGTCAGCAAAAGACAT AAAAGCAATCAACAAGGGAATTGGGGTTGACAACCTGCATTATCTCAATGATGGTCTTTGGAAG ATGGAGCGACTCGATTGA
- the LOC130943487 gene encoding protein yippee-like At4g27745: protein MAELIGPRLYSCCNCRNHVSLHDDIISKAFQGRNGRAFLFSHAMNVVTGPKEDRHLMTGLHTVADVYCGDCREVLGWKYEKAYEASQKYKEGKFILEKSKIVRENW, encoded by the exons ATGGCGGAACTGATAGGGCCTCGCTTGTACAGTTGCTGTAATTGTAGAAACCATGTGTCACTCCATGATGATATCATTTCTAAGGCTTTTCAG GGAAGAAACGGCCGAGCTTTTCTTTTTTCCCATGCCATGAATGTTGTCACAGGACCAAAAGAAGACAGGCATCTCATGACTGGCCTTCACACCGTTGCTGATGTTTATTGTGGTGATTGCCGTGAGGTCTTGGGTTGGAAGTATGAAAAAGCTTACGAAGCATCCCAGAAGTACAAGGAAGGGAAATTCATACTCGAGAAGTCAAAAATAGTTAGGGAGAACTGGTAG